Proteins encoded in a region of the Acinetobacter sp. XH1741 genome:
- a CDS encoding AAA family ATPase, with protein sequence MIILVGGEKGGAGKSCLAQNLAVYLQQSQRDVLLLDADPQGTTTDWVKERDENDELNNIPSVQASGNIRSVLKDLDKRYQDIIIDAGGQDSEALRSAMTIATHMLLPFRPKRRDLKTLDHMEQVLKLAKTVNPNLKARAIITQCPTLPSQVQRILDAKEACKSFGIDALNSITTNRNVYDDADENGLSVFEVNSDPKAKAEIESIAREFLGV encoded by the coding sequence ATGATTATCTTAGTTGGTGGTGAAAAAGGCGGTGCTGGTAAAAGCTGTTTAGCTCAAAATCTTGCAGTTTACTTACAACAAAGTCAAAGAGACGTCCTCTTATTAGATGCTGACCCTCAAGGAACAACAACAGATTGGGTCAAAGAAAGAGATGAAAACGATGAATTAAATAATATTCCATCAGTACAAGCATCAGGGAATATACGTTCAGTTTTAAAAGATTTAGATAAAAGATACCAAGATATTATCATTGATGCAGGTGGACAGGATTCTGAAGCATTACGTTCAGCAATGACTATAGCTACACATATGTTATTGCCGTTTAGACCCAAACGAAGAGATCTAAAAACTTTAGATCATATGGAACAAGTTTTAAAATTAGCAAAGACAGTAAATCCAAATCTGAAAGCTAGAGCAATTATTACTCAGTGTCCAACTCTTCCTTCTCAAGTTCAAAGAATTTTAGATGCAAAAGAGGCATGCAAATCATTTGGTATTGATGCATTGAATTCAATCACAACAAATCGAAATGTTTATGATGATGCAGATGAAAATGGGCTTTCGGTTTTTGAAGTAAATAGTGATCCTAAAGCGAAAGCTGAAATTGAAAGTATTGCAAGAGAGTTTTTAGGAGTATAA